In the Magnolia sinica isolate HGM2019 chromosome 15, MsV1, whole genome shotgun sequence genome, one interval contains:
- the LOC131227092 gene encoding protein NRT1/ PTR FAMILY 3.1, with protein sequence MEEKMKDSHDQRRKGGLKTMPFIFANEVCEKLAVVGFSANMVSYLTQQLHMPLTKAANTLTNFGGTASLTPLLGAFIADSYAGRFWTITVASVIYQMGMISLILSAVLPGWRPPPCTGNEVCKEAAPWQLAILYASLLLTALGSGGIRPCVVAFGADQFDETDPTQKTRIWNFFNWYYFCMGLSILVAVTVIVYIQENIGWGWGLGIPAIAMAISVIAFVFGYPLYRNCDPSGSPFTRLVQVIVAATRKRNLTMVTDPSLLYENEQLDASISTTGALLHTKQFSFLDKAAIVTEEDEEEWVSHNKTPNLWRLSTVHRVEELKSLIRMAPIWASGILLITAAAQQGTFSLQQARTMDRHLTHSFQIPPGSMSVFTILSMLTTISLYDRIFIPIARRFTGLDRGISYLQRMGVGFAISILATLVAGFVEEKRKHAAMAHGLLDSPHATIPITVFWLVPQYALHGMAEAFMSIGHLEFFYDQAPESMRSTATALFWTAISAGSYTSTLLVTILHRLSDWLPDNNLNRGKLDYFYWLITLLQVVNLVYYTLCAKLYTFKPIQLRPNEERKVELESRV encoded by the exons atggaagaaaagatgaaagatAGCCATGATCAAAGGAGAAAAGGAGGGCTCAAGACAATGCCTTTCATATTTG CAAATGAGGTTTGTGAGAAGTTAGCTGTTGTTGGATTTTCGGCTAATATGGTTAGCTACTTGACCCAGCAGCTACACATGCCACTAACCAAGGCCGCCAACACACTAACTAACTTCGGTGGGACTGCCAGCTTGACACCGTTGCTCGGGGCCTTCATTGCCGACTCCTACGCCGGGCGATTCTGGACCATTACTGTGGCATCCGTCATCTATCAGATG GGAATGATAAGCTTGATTCTCTCGGCGGTCCTTCCTGGTTGGAGACCACCACCATGCACAGGCAATGAGGTGTGCAAGGAGGCAGCCCCATGGCAGCTGGCAATCCTGTACGCCTCACTCCTACTAACAGCCCTTGGTTCCGGAGGCATTCGTCCATGTGTGGTGGCCTTCGGGGCAGACCAGTTCGACGAGACAGACCCGACACAGAAGACGAGGATTTGGAACTTCTTCAACTGGTACTACTTCTGCATGGGGTTGTCTATACTGGTCGCTGTCACTGTGATCGTCTACATCCAAGAAAACATTGGTTGGGGTTGGGGCCTTGGCATTCCTGCAATCGCCATGGCCATCTCCGTTATTGCTTTCGTTTTTGGATATCCTCTTTACAGGAATTGCGATCCTTCTGGGAGCCCTTTCACTCGCCTCGTTCAGGTCATTGTCGCTGCTACTAGAAAGAGGAATCTGACCATGGTTACTGATCCCAGCTTGCTTTACGAGAATGAGCAACTTGATGCGTCCATTTCGACTACAGGAGCGCTTCTTCACACTAAGCAATTCTC ATTTCTGGATAAGGCAGCTATCGTaacagaagaagatgaagaagaatggGTGTCCCACAATAAAACTCCAAACCTATGGAGGTTGAGCACCGTCCACAGGGTGGAGGAATTGAAATCGTTGATCAGAATGGCCCCAATATGGGCCTCAGGAATCCTTCTCATAACTGCAGCTGCGCAACAAGGTACATTCTCTCTGCAACAAGCGCGGACAATGGATAGGCATCTCACCCATTCATTTCAGATCCCACCAGGATCCATGTCTGTCTTCACAATCCTCTCCATGCTCACCACAATCTCCTTATATGACCGCATCTTCATCCCCATCGCTCGACGCTTCACTGGCCTTGATCGTGGCATCTCCTACCTACAACGCATGGGTGTGGGCTTCGCCATATCCATCTTAGCCACCCTCGTCGCTGGCTTTGTTGAGGAGAAGAGAAAGCATGCCGCCATGGCCCATGGGCTTCTCGACAGCCCCCACGCCACCATTCCCATAACAGTCTTTTGGCTTGTCCCTCAGTACGCTCTCCATGGAATGGCGGAGGCCTTCATGTCCATTGGCCACCTGGAATTCTTCTATGATCAAGCTCCAGAAAGCATGAGGAGCACTGCGACCGCCCTGTTTTGGACGGCCATTTCTGCTGGGAGCTACACCAGCACCTTGCTTGTAACCATCCTCCATCGGTTATCAGATTGGTTGCCGGACAACAATCTTAACCGTGGGAAATTGGACTACTTCTACTGGCTCATCACATTGTTACAGGTTGTTAATCTCGTCTACTACACGCTTTGTGCCAAGTTGTACACTTTCAAGCCCATCCAACTCCGTCCCAACGAAGAACGAAAAGTCGAGCTTGAAAGTCGAGTGTGA